A DNA window from Seriola aureovittata isolate HTS-2021-v1 ecotype China chromosome 8, ASM2101889v1, whole genome shotgun sequence contains the following coding sequences:
- the LOC130173423 gene encoding ankyrin repeat and SOCS box protein 12-like, which translates to MVLGQAVNMSLMDISKIFSLLQPREEDEDNEQCQALNNAVSRDDVTLLSELLSQENYRRSINARSGWGVPVTPLRTAAALGHLRCLELLLEHGAEIDSLDVKAQTPLFTAVSGKHLDCVVALLKAGADPNGSQYNNCSPVLTAAREGDVDVLRELLRFGAEVDVRPKVPEWASNATACRGPLYISAVYGHLDCFKLLLLHGANPNYNCTDEKMLARIKQPKTVLEVCLRYGCGVEYIQLLIDFGADVYLPTLIIDKTTKQNEALLLLLKERVCPKTLMSQTRMAIRRHISCANKEPAIDSLDVPIILRNYLKHDTSELV; encoded by the exons ATGGTTCTGGGCCAAGCTGTCAACATGAGTTTGATGGACATTTCTAAGATTTTCTCCCTGCTGCAGCCTagggaagaggatgaggacaaTGAGCAGTGTCAGGCCTTGAACAATGCCGTGAGCAGGGACGATGTGACTCTGCTCTCTGAGCTCCTGTCTCAGGAGAATTACAGGAGGTCTATCAATGCTCGGAGCGGGTGGGGGGTGCCGGTAACACCCTTGCGCACTGCTGCCGCTCTGGGACACCTGAGGTGCCTGGAGTTGCTGTTGGAGCACGGTGCAGAG ATTGACAGCCTGGATGTGAAGGCCCAGACGCCTCTGTTCACAGCTGTCAGTGGGAAACATCTGGACTGTGTGGTTGCTCTGCTAAAGGCCGGGGCTGATCCTAATGGCAGCCAGTACAACAACTGCTCTCCGGTGCTGACCGCGGCCCGGGAGGGTGATGTAGACGTGCTCCGAGAGCTGCTACGGTTTGGCGCCGAGGTGGATGTCAGACCCAAAGTACCAGAGTGGGCATCCAATGCCACAGCCTGCAGAGGGCCCCTTTATATCTCAGCTGTTTATGGACACCTGGACTGCTTTAAACTGCTCCTTTTGCATGGGGCCAACCCCAACTACAACTGCACAGATGAGAAGATGCTGGCCAGGATAAAGCAGCCAAAGACAGTTCTGGAGGTGTGTCTCCGTTATGGCTGCGGGGTGGAGTACATCCAGCTTCTTATAGACTTTGGGGCAGATGTGTATCTTCCTACACTGATCATTGACAAGACTACAAAGCAGAATGAAGCTCTGCTTTTACTGCTCAAGGAAAGAG TTTGTCCCAAAACACTGATGTCTCAGACTCGGATGGCAATTCGAAGACACATCTCCTGTGCTAATAAAGAACCCGCCATTGACAGTTTGGACGTTCCTATAATCCTGAGAAACTACCTGAAGCATGACACCTCTGAACTCGTATGA